A portion of the Stigmatella aurantiaca DW4/3-1 genome contains these proteins:
- a CDS encoding bifunctional metallophosphatase/5'-nucleotidase, whose protein sequence is MPLLDGEEYNLAGQEVRLSILHTSDIHSRLIPYDFAPLKTDTDLGLIPEAGPFGGATRMAALLKRERTRGDRVLHLDSGDCFQGAPIFNTNKGEAEFRFLSGVRLDAAVVGNHEFDAGAPNFVQKARDHALFPLLSANYFWNDARESGNNGASAVTSPYTIRMIKGLRVGVIGMANISSLNSIVEGGNSLQATPLEQNEAARAYVDLLRPVTDLIIIVSHLGLTEDQDLVLGYEGYYEYEAARPFILRENNPWKILEWRGEEGNLKSVVRVQIPGVSGIDVIMGGHLHVVLNPPQSIIDPSGRKVLLSHSGAFAKYVGRLDLVVKVPAEPSLDSAELVSHDYHAMPLDALWCNDAMRAYYQASFWNPGQFASQPKVRAAMEECSNLEDRRTTDLMQNYILDMDFNLQLTSIFSYAPSDVARRNNSTGGDSPLGNLTADSMRKRRRVEAEMALTNSLGIRDNLYAGVVTQEAMFNVFPFENTINIMYLSGVEMQELFNFVAERSTERGCVSQAQISGARFTMDCAQAQLNNLSIPCNPNDGGAAKWCPQQDREGHAPWQCREEDTLTRCWADPATDIQINGKPLDPNGTYRIAVNDYIAKGGSGFRVLKSNTTRIETGISLRDSLIGYMQGFCTCDDINAGRATSKTGEHCGTLIDGVWTVTDQVRSFCTQAEAFKSALQKKVGSCTCGQLLGNAEGAAERCGVPDLTPETLQATCNIPAGPYTGRCSCREALAGTNPTCGTITPQLKNFCENPTAMGIAGAIEDGRIGRRVK, encoded by the coding sequence ATGCCGTTGCTGGATGGCGAGGAGTACAACCTCGCAGGACAAGAGGTGCGCCTCTCGATTCTGCACACCTCCGATATTCACTCCCGGCTCATCCCGTACGACTTCGCGCCCCTGAAGACGGACACGGACCTGGGGCTCATCCCCGAGGCCGGACCCTTCGGAGGCGCCACCCGCATGGCCGCGCTGCTCAAGCGCGAGCGCACGCGCGGTGATCGCGTCCTGCACCTGGATTCAGGTGATTGCTTCCAGGGCGCCCCCATCTTCAACACCAACAAGGGCGAGGCGGAGTTCCGCTTCCTCTCCGGCGTGAGGCTGGATGCCGCGGTGGTGGGAAACCACGAGTTCGACGCGGGCGCCCCCAACTTCGTCCAGAAGGCGCGCGACCACGCGCTCTTCCCCCTGCTGTCGGCCAACTACTTCTGGAACGACGCCCGGGAGAGCGGCAACAACGGCGCCTCGGCCGTGACGTCGCCCTACACCATCCGGATGATCAAGGGTCTGCGGGTGGGCGTCATCGGCATGGCCAACATCTCCTCGCTCAACTCCATCGTGGAGGGCGGCAACTCCTTGCAGGCCACGCCGCTGGAGCAGAACGAGGCAGCGCGCGCCTATGTGGACCTGCTGCGCCCGGTGACGGACCTGATCATCATCGTCAGCCACCTGGGCCTCACCGAGGACCAGGACCTGGTGCTCGGCTACGAGGGCTACTATGAGTACGAAGCGGCCCGGCCCTTCATCCTGCGCGAGAACAACCCCTGGAAGATCCTCGAGTGGCGCGGCGAGGAGGGCAACCTCAAGTCCGTGGTCCGGGTGCAGATCCCGGGCGTGAGCGGCATCGACGTCATCATGGGCGGCCACCTCCACGTGGTGCTCAACCCCCCGCAGAGCATCATCGATCCGAGCGGCCGCAAGGTGCTGCTGTCTCACTCCGGCGCGTTCGCCAAGTATGTGGGCCGCCTGGATCTGGTCGTGAAGGTGCCGGCGGAGCCGTCGCTGGACAGCGCGGAGCTGGTCAGCCACGACTACCACGCCATGCCGCTGGACGCGCTGTGGTGCAACGACGCCATGCGCGCCTATTACCAGGCCAGCTTCTGGAATCCGGGCCAGTTCGCCAGCCAGCCCAAAGTGCGCGCCGCCATGGAGGAGTGCAGCAACCTGGAGGACCGGCGGACCACGGACCTGATGCAGAACTACATCCTGGACATGGACTTCAACCTCCAGCTCACCTCCATCTTCTCCTACGCGCCGAGCGACGTGGCGCGCCGCAACAACTCCACGGGCGGTGACTCGCCCCTGGGCAACCTCACGGCGGACTCCATGCGCAAGCGCCGCCGGGTAGAGGCGGAGATGGCCCTTACCAACTCGCTGGGCATCCGCGACAACCTCTACGCGGGCGTGGTGACCCAGGAGGCCATGTTCAACGTGTTCCCCTTCGAGAACACGATCAACATCATGTACCTGTCCGGCGTGGAGATGCAGGAGCTGTTCAACTTCGTCGCCGAGCGCTCCACGGAGCGCGGCTGCGTCAGCCAGGCGCAGATCTCCGGTGCCCGCTTCACGATGGACTGCGCCCAGGCCCAGCTCAACAACCTGAGCATCCCCTGTAACCCCAACGACGGGGGAGCCGCGAAGTGGTGCCCGCAGCAAGACCGCGAGGGGCACGCCCCGTGGCAGTGCCGCGAGGAGGACACCCTCACGCGGTGCTGGGCCGACCCCGCCACCGACATCCAGATCAACGGCAAGCCGCTGGATCCGAACGGCACCTACCGCATCGCCGTCAACGACTACATCGCCAAGGGCGGCTCAGGCTTCCGGGTGCTCAAGAGCAATACCACCCGCATCGAGACGGGCATCTCCCTGCGCGACTCGCTCATCGGCTACATGCAGGGCTTCTGCACCTGTGATGACATCAACGCAGGGAGGGCAACGTCCAAGACGGGTGAGCATTGCGGCACGCTCATTGATGGCGTGTGGACGGTCACCGATCAGGTCCGCAGCTTCTGCACCCAGGCCGAGGCATTCAAGAGCGCCTTGCAGAAGAAAGTGGGCTCGTGCACCTGCGGCCAGCTGCTGGGCAACGCCGAAGGCGCCGCCGAGCGGTGTGGGGTGCCAGACCTGACGCCCGAGACCCTCCAGGCCACGTGCAACATTCCCGCAGGCCCCTACACCGGGCGTTGCAGCTGCCGCGAGGCACTGGCGGGGACCAATCCCACCTGCGGCACCATCACCCCGCAGCTCAAGAACTTCTGCGAGAACCCCACCGCCATGGGCATCGCGGGCGCCATCGAAGACGGCCGGATCGGCCGGAGGGTGAAGTGA
- a CDS encoding MFS transporter gives MPSMPEWLQKLLPILILLAAIGLVFARLPKVELGHSEAFKRRRFFNWFPLGMTYAFLYMGRYNVNIATSAMGSRTTNADFGTIFFWGTIVYGVAFLLNGPLTDRLGGRKTILLSAAGSSVCNVLMGAVVYAVLTQDWQPPGGLVATLSVLYSANMYFQSFGAVSIVKVNAAWFHVRERGLLGGVFGILISLGVYFAYDWSAVIVKAAPTYWVFFVPAAILLAFVVLDFFVIRDTPGDAGHPDFDTADASSGDTGPRLGLIAVLSRMMSNPAIIVILLIEFCSGYMRNAIMQWYPKFAKATGIGGTFVASNWGMLLCVAGITGGMFAGVISDRLFDSRRGPVSAVLYAGMSVGAVASLFLINSMMLGWTVIFMSLCVIGVHGMLSGTASMDFGGKKNAGVAVGIIDGAVYLGTAAQSLLLGRILPSGEAAKVADNWGNWPIALVPLSFAGLLLATRVWNAKPQPKAAPLPTAVPVETLPAPRTGTGG, from the coding sequence ATGCCGTCCATGCCCGAGTGGCTGCAAAAGCTGCTGCCGATTCTCATCTTGCTCGCGGCGATTGGCTTGGTCTTCGCGCGCCTGCCCAAGGTGGAGTTGGGGCACTCCGAGGCGTTCAAGCGCCGCCGGTTCTTCAACTGGTTCCCCCTGGGGATGACGTACGCGTTCCTCTATATGGGGCGCTACAACGTGAACATCGCCACCAGCGCGATGGGCAGCCGGACGACGAACGCGGACTTTGGCACCATCTTCTTCTGGGGAACCATCGTCTATGGCGTGGCGTTCCTGCTCAACGGCCCGTTGACGGACCGGCTGGGAGGCCGCAAGACGATCCTGCTGTCGGCGGCGGGCTCCTCGGTGTGCAACGTGTTGATGGGCGCGGTGGTGTACGCCGTGTTGACCCAGGACTGGCAGCCGCCGGGAGGGCTCGTGGCGACGCTGTCGGTCCTCTACTCGGCCAACATGTACTTCCAGAGCTTTGGCGCCGTCTCCATCGTCAAGGTGAACGCGGCCTGGTTCCACGTCCGGGAGCGGGGGTTGCTGGGCGGGGTGTTCGGCATCCTCATCTCGCTGGGCGTGTACTTCGCCTACGACTGGAGCGCGGTGATCGTCAAAGCGGCGCCCACCTACTGGGTGTTCTTCGTGCCGGCCGCCATTCTGCTGGCCTTCGTGGTGCTGGACTTCTTCGTCATCCGGGACACGCCGGGCGATGCCGGGCACCCGGACTTCGACACCGCGGATGCCTCCTCGGGCGATACCGGCCCGCGGCTGGGATTGATCGCCGTGCTCTCGCGGATGATGAGCAACCCCGCGATCATTGTCATCCTGCTCATCGAGTTCTGCAGTGGCTACATGCGCAACGCCATCATGCAGTGGTACCCCAAGTTCGCGAAGGCGACCGGCATCGGCGGAACGTTCGTCGCCTCCAACTGGGGCATGCTGTTGTGCGTGGCGGGCATCACCGGAGGCATGTTCGCGGGCGTCATCTCCGACCGGCTCTTTGATTCGAGACGGGGGCCCGTCTCCGCGGTGCTCTACGCGGGCATGAGCGTGGGGGCCGTGGCCAGCCTCTTTCTCATCAACAGCATGATGCTGGGATGGACGGTCATCTTCATGTCCTTGTGTGTCATTGGCGTGCACGGGATGCTCTCCGGCACGGCGAGCATGGACTTTGGGGGCAAGAAGAACGCGGGCGTCGCGGTGGGCATCATCGATGGCGCCGTCTACCTGGGCACGGCCGCGCAGTCGCTGCTGCTCGGGAGGATCCTGCCCTCGGGGGAGGCCGCCAAGGTGGCGGACAACTGGGGGAACTGGCCCATCGCGCTGGTGCCGCTGTCCTTCGCCGGGCTGCTGCTCGCCACGCGCGTGTGGAACGCAAAGCCTCAGCCGAAGGCGGCGCCCCTGCCCACCGCGGTTCCCGTGGAAACGCTTCCCGCGCCCCGGACGGGCACGGGAGGGTGA
- a CDS encoding GspE/PulE family protein yields the protein MLSAKQAQEILAREPAARARVLKSRSQVGSKEAARYDVSPVEVVAAFQVQLGDGRGLLDEDRVTEAAAHAAGITYRKIDPLKLDMALATRTVSKPFAQKHVLLPLERSPQGRLVVAVANPFDRELFENLFRLTGLPIEPVLSAKVDILKSIAEIYGFKRTLAQAADDFAAAPQLTNFEQLVSLSGTQELEASVKPVVQAVDYLLRYAFDNRASDIHIEPKRSTSQVRLRIDGVLHTVYTLPAGVHPPIASRVKMLSRMDISEKRKPQDGRIKTERDGREVELRVSTLPTAFGEKVVIRIFDPETLVQDIAQLGFEPDEKGAFESWIDQPHGLILVTGPTGSGKTTTLYSALKAVAGPDVNVTTVEDPIEMVWEGFNQVQVQPKVGLDFAGALRHILRQDPDVIMVGEIRDAETAENAIQSALTGHLVLSTLHTNDAIGAVARMKDLGVPPFLLSQSLVGLMAQRLLRRICEHCAQEATLTPDELTALQAPIPLLPGGVRLRKGAGCVRCRGTGYLGRTGVFEIVSVGAELQELVTQSAPYHAMVEAARRSGMRTLREAAVRKLAQGLTSFEEVVRMTSR from the coding sequence ATGCTCTCCGCGAAGCAGGCCCAGGAGATTCTGGCCCGGGAGCCGGCTGCCCGGGCCCGTGTCCTCAAGAGCCGGTCCCAGGTTGGCTCCAAGGAGGCGGCCCGGTACGACGTGTCCCCGGTCGAGGTGGTCGCCGCCTTCCAGGTTCAGCTGGGGGATGGCCGGGGCCTGCTGGACGAGGACCGGGTGACGGAGGCCGCGGCCCACGCCGCGGGCATCACCTACCGGAAGATTGATCCCCTCAAGCTGGACATGGCGCTGGCCACCCGCACCGTGTCGAAGCCCTTCGCGCAGAAGCACGTGCTGCTGCCCCTGGAGCGCTCGCCTCAGGGGCGGCTCGTGGTGGCGGTCGCCAACCCTTTTGACCGGGAGCTGTTCGAGAACCTCTTCCGCCTCACGGGCCTCCCCATCGAGCCCGTGCTGTCGGCGAAGGTGGACATCCTCAAGTCCATCGCGGAGATCTACGGCTTCAAGAGGACGCTGGCGCAGGCCGCGGATGACTTCGCCGCCGCGCCGCAGCTCACCAACTTCGAGCAGCTCGTCTCGCTGAGCGGCACGCAGGAACTGGAGGCATCCGTCAAGCCTGTGGTGCAGGCGGTGGACTACCTGCTGCGCTACGCCTTCGACAACCGGGCCTCGGACATCCACATCGAGCCCAAGCGCTCCACCTCTCAGGTCCGCCTGCGCATCGACGGGGTGCTGCACACCGTGTACACGCTGCCCGCGGGGGTCCATCCGCCCATTGCCTCGCGCGTGAAGATGCTCTCGCGCATGGACATCTCCGAGAAGCGCAAGCCCCAGGACGGGCGCATCAAGACGGAACGGGACGGCCGGGAGGTGGAGCTTCGCGTGTCCACGCTCCCCACCGCCTTCGGCGAGAAGGTGGTCATCCGCATCTTCGATCCGGAGACGTTGGTCCAGGACATCGCCCAACTGGGCTTCGAGCCGGATGAGAAGGGCGCCTTCGAGTCCTGGATCGACCAGCCCCATGGGCTGATCCTCGTGACGGGCCCCACGGGCAGCGGCAAGACGACGACGCTCTATTCAGCGCTCAAGGCGGTGGCGGGGCCGGACGTCAATGTCACCACGGTGGAGGATCCCATCGAGATGGTGTGGGAGGGCTTCAACCAGGTGCAGGTCCAGCCCAAGGTGGGGCTCGACTTCGCGGGGGCCTTGCGCCACATCCTCCGGCAGGATCCCGACGTCATCATGGTGGGCGAGATTCGCGACGCGGAGACGGCCGAGAACGCCATCCAGTCCGCGCTCACCGGCCACCTGGTGCTCTCCACGCTGCACACCAACGACGCGATCGGCGCGGTGGCGCGCATGAAGGATCTCGGCGTGCCGCCCTTCCTGCTCTCGCAGAGCCTGGTGGGGCTGATGGCGCAGCGCCTGTTGCGCCGCATCTGCGAGCACTGCGCGCAGGAGGCCACGCTCACACCCGACGAACTCACGGCGCTCCAGGCGCCCATCCCATTGCTTCCGGGAGGGGTCCGGTTGCGGAAGGGCGCGGGGTGCGTGCGCTGCCGGGGGACGGGCTACCTGGGCCGGACGGGGGTCTTCGAGATCGTCAGCGTGGGCGCGGAGCTGCAAGAGCTCGTGACCCAGTCGGCGCCCTACCATGCCATGGTGGAGGCGGCCCGGCGCTCGGGCATGCGCACCTTGCGCGAGGCGGCGGTGCGCAAGCTGGCGCAGGGGCTCACCTCGTTCGAAGAGGTGGTGCGGATGACGTCCCGCTGA
- a CDS encoding matrixin family metalloprotease — protein sequence MNCRRHWGAGLAMLVVAFANAANAYELLDYKMLHTRDNPFRYYLDARASTPAGIALSEVEKATNAAFQTWEAVQCAYPDFEYMGRSNTNASINPNNVGDTYDTFNVSTVWVTQASDPYYNTALNYGNLPSVTLALTYSGYLYQCDIFINAVNYKWTTLPNTTPNQGFIDLQTALTHEVGHCLGFDDNANPLTSVMNPEFPVGGNRRTLDVDDADGICALYPENGAVGSPCSATDPCSGGLTCVTRRKPDGSSAQYCTKGCIGNTNGECPNPFLCRPSTAVAGSTRACLAVPDEFVTAVGNACQNPVECGSARGICQQPTALPSTGTAWVGGYCQQSCVAGTSPTVCPTGSVCAELGDDDRCLKSCNPLTGGCREGYTCSPLPEGYACVPKCYADSDCNPAGGTAFVCRVCDSVCIQNQQSGKAVGDPCDNTNPCGPGQSCLFIGTNPQGVCSRSCSTNACDCPAGTTCRDVGAQKMCMRDCAGATCAQPLQCNPLGSVYTCQPPCRTDADCQSGFRCGAEGCYSTQPTDGGCSLCGDGGTPPPPPPPVDGGTGGGDSGGPGGCGCSHAPTSALAFFAALALLLIGGRRSWPRR from the coding sequence ATGAACTGTAGACGGCACTGGGGCGCAGGACTGGCGATGCTGGTGGTGGCCTTCGCGAACGCGGCGAATGCCTACGAGCTCTTGGACTACAAGATGCTTCACACGCGGGACAATCCGTTCCGCTACTACCTGGATGCCCGCGCCAGCACGCCCGCGGGGATTGCACTCTCCGAAGTGGAGAAGGCCACCAACGCTGCCTTCCAGACGTGGGAAGCCGTGCAGTGCGCCTATCCGGACTTCGAGTACATGGGCCGGAGCAACACCAACGCGAGCATCAACCCCAACAACGTGGGGGACACGTACGACACGTTCAACGTGAGCACCGTGTGGGTCACTCAGGCCTCGGATCCCTACTACAACACGGCCCTCAACTACGGGAACCTGCCGTCGGTCACCCTGGCGCTCACCTACTCGGGCTACCTCTACCAGTGCGACATCTTCATCAACGCGGTGAATTACAAGTGGACCACGTTGCCGAACACGACGCCGAACCAGGGCTTCATCGATCTGCAGACGGCCCTGACCCACGAAGTGGGGCACTGCCTGGGGTTTGACGACAACGCCAACCCCCTGACCTCGGTGATGAACCCGGAGTTCCCCGTGGGCGGCAACCGCCGCACGCTCGACGTGGATGACGCGGACGGCATCTGCGCGCTCTATCCGGAGAATGGCGCGGTGGGCTCTCCGTGCTCCGCGACCGACCCGTGCTCTGGTGGGCTCACCTGTGTCACGCGCAGGAAGCCGGATGGCTCCTCGGCGCAGTACTGCACGAAGGGGTGCATCGGGAACACGAATGGGGAGTGCCCCAATCCCTTCCTCTGTCGGCCCTCCACCGCCGTGGCCGGTTCCACGCGCGCTTGCCTGGCCGTTCCCGACGAGTTCGTCACCGCGGTGGGCAATGCCTGCCAGAACCCGGTCGAGTGTGGCTCGGCCCGGGGCATCTGCCAGCAGCCCACGGCGCTGCCCTCCACGGGGACCGCATGGGTGGGAGGCTACTGCCAGCAATCGTGTGTCGCGGGCACGAGCCCGACGGTGTGTCCGACGGGCTCGGTGTGCGCGGAACTGGGGGACGACGACCGGTGCCTCAAGAGCTGCAATCCCCTCACGGGGGGCTGCCGAGAGGGCTACACCTGTTCTCCGCTGCCCGAAGGCTATGCCTGCGTGCCCAAGTGCTACGCGGATTCGGACTGCAACCCGGCGGGAGGCACGGCGTTCGTCTGCCGTGTGTGTGACAGCGTCTGCATCCAGAACCAGCAGTCGGGCAAGGCGGTCGGCGATCCGTGCGACAACACCAATCCGTGTGGTCCGGGGCAGAGCTGCCTCTTCATCGGCACCAATCCCCAGGGCGTCTGCTCCCGGTCCTGCTCCACGAACGCTTGTGACTGCCCGGCCGGGACCACCTGCCGCGATGTGGGCGCTCAAAAGATGTGCATGCGCGACTGCGCCGGGGCGACCTGTGCTCAGCCTCTTCAGTGCAATCCGTTGGGCAGCGTCTACACGTGCCAGCCGCCTTGCCGCACCGATGCGGACTGCCAGAGCGGGTTCCGCTGTGGCGCCGAGGGCTGCTATTCGACCCAGCCCACGGATGGGGGCTGCTCGCTCTGTGGGGACGGTGGCACGCCGCCGCCGCCTCCTCCTCCCGTGGATGGGGGAACGGGCGGAGGGGACAGTGGGGGGCCGGGCGGGTGCGGGTGTTCTCATGCGCCCACCTCCGCACTGGCCTTCTTCGCGGCCCTCGCGCTGCTCTTGATCGGGGGCCGACGCTCTTGGCCGCGCCGCTGA